Proteins encoded in a region of the Psychromicrobium lacuslunae genome:
- a CDS encoding substrate-binding domain-containing protein: MTSTFYHRRSVARLLLALLLTALLSAVGVMPASAAYPRISGEGSSWAGNALDQWKANVGNSGAVVDYAPSGSSQGRKNFANGLADFAVSEIPYTGDTADPQDQGVEPNFKYSMLPVVAGGTSFMYNLKVAGKRFERLNLSQSTLAKIFSGQIDNWNNPAIKADNPGVTLPNQRLTVVVRSDGSGATAQFTLWMLRQFPQDYAKLCQSTGQCKSNSATSYYPTQGLGNFVSQKGSDGVTGYVKSNQFTINYDEYSYALNAALPVANIKNAAGFFLKPTAQNVAVALVKAKINMDSSSKNYLAQDLSEVYSYTDPRSYPLSAYSYMITPAQTTSRITADKGSSVGFFATYSLCEGQLSSEDLGYSPLPMNLVLAAMQQVRKIPGLDAATVAKLNKTSSGVTSGSSNPCNNPTFKPGDNPKQNQLVLTAPFPTGCAGECQNKAWALYGIKGKPIQKTVDNTGNPSTGGDDGTKNQGGAGAGAGGGNQQSTKTDGSQTSGSKSTKKSTASGATNQKCDPDTGVCGDAGTQDGAGNAPVAGVPTTLASAEGWGAPQNLLILVGVLIVLLVLAPPLTARMVNRPRRDDQL; this comes from the coding sequence ATGACCAGCACGTTTTACCATCGGCGTAGCGTCGCAAGGCTGCTACTTGCCCTGCTGCTTACCGCGCTGCTGAGCGCGGTCGGCGTGATGCCAGCTTCCGCAGCCTACCCTCGGATAAGCGGCGAGGGATCGTCGTGGGCAGGCAATGCACTGGATCAGTGGAAGGCTAATGTTGGCAATTCCGGTGCCGTGGTGGATTACGCGCCGAGCGGCTCATCGCAAGGCAGGAAGAACTTCGCTAATGGTTTGGCGGACTTTGCGGTTTCCGAAATTCCTTATACCGGAGACACCGCTGACCCTCAAGATCAGGGCGTAGAACCCAATTTTAAGTATTCAATGTTGCCGGTGGTCGCGGGTGGAACCTCGTTTATGTACAACCTGAAGGTTGCTGGCAAGAGGTTCGAACGCCTGAATCTCTCCCAATCCACTCTGGCCAAGATTTTCAGCGGTCAGATCGATAACTGGAATAATCCGGCGATCAAGGCGGATAACCCGGGGGTGACACTGCCCAATCAGCGACTCACCGTGGTAGTTCGCTCGGACGGCTCCGGTGCCACCGCGCAGTTCACCCTCTGGATGCTGCGGCAATTCCCGCAAGATTACGCCAAACTCTGCCAAAGCACCGGGCAGTGCAAGTCGAACAGCGCCACCTCGTACTACCCCACTCAGGGTTTAGGGAACTTTGTCAGCCAGAAGGGCTCCGACGGCGTCACCGGTTACGTTAAGTCGAACCAGTTCACAATTAACTACGACGAGTACTCTTATGCCCTTAACGCCGCCTTGCCGGTGGCCAATATTAAGAATGCGGCCGGCTTCTTCCTGAAACCAACAGCACAAAACGTTGCGGTTGCTTTGGTCAAAGCAAAAATCAATATGGATAGCAGTTCAAAGAACTATCTGGCCCAGGATCTCTCCGAGGTTTACAGCTACACAGACCCGCGGAGTTATCCGCTGAGCGCCTACTCCTACATGATCACCCCGGCGCAGACCACCTCTCGGATCACCGCTGATAAAGGCTCCAGCGTCGGATTCTTTGCCACCTATTCACTCTGCGAAGGCCAGCTTTCCTCGGAAGACCTCGGTTATTCGCCGTTGCCGATGAACCTGGTGCTGGCGGCCATGCAACAAGTACGCAAAATCCCCGGCCTGGATGCGGCCACCGTAGCTAAGCTGAACAAGACCTCCTCCGGCGTCACCAGCGGCAGCAGCAACCCGTGTAATAACCCGACCTTCAAACCCGGTGATAATCCCAAGCAAAACCAGTTGGTGCTCACCGCCCCCTTCCCCACCGGCTGCGCGGGCGAGTGCCAAAACAAAGCTTGGGCGCTCTACGGGATCAAGGGCAAACCGATTCAGAAGACGGTTGATAACACCGGCAATCCCAGCACCGGCGGGGACGACGGCACGAAGAATCAAGGCGGCGCCGGCGCCGGAGCTGGTGGTGGAAACCAGCAGTCCACAAAGACCGACGGCAGCCAGACCAGCGGTTCAAAGAGTACTAAGAAAAGCACTGCTTCCGGTGCAACAAACCAAAAGTGTGATCCGGATACCGGGGTCTGCGGCGACGCTGGCACCCAGGACGGGGCGGGCAACGCACCGGTCGCCGGGGTGCCTACCACACTGGCCTCAGCGGAAGGCTGGGGCGCTCCGCAGAATTTGCTGATCTTGGTCGGTGTGCTGATCGTACTGCTGGTGCTCGCCCCACCGTTGACCGCTCGGATGGTCAACCGTCCGCGCAGAGATGATCAGCTGTGA
- a CDS encoding DUF202 domain-containing protein, protein MSQPINGVFDPGLQAERTALAWQRTALGLAAGSVGLGRLLLPVFGTSSYLITAAGIALCLWLWVHAEQRYRAVNRALLSKPQGALPSFALLALLCAGLCLLCGLAALFFALSRLAAR, encoded by the coding sequence GTGAGCCAGCCAATCAACGGGGTATTTGACCCAGGATTGCAGGCTGAGCGCACTGCCCTGGCCTGGCAACGCACCGCGCTTGGCCTCGCTGCGGGTAGCGTCGGGCTGGGGCGGCTGCTGTTGCCGGTCTTCGGCACGAGTTCCTACTTAATCACCGCAGCCGGAATTGCGCTCTGCCTGTGGCTGTGGGTGCACGCCGAGCAACGCTATCGCGCCGTCAACCGCGCCCTGCTGAGCAAACCGCAGGGCGCATTGCCGAGTTTCGCCCTCTTGGCTTTGTTGTGCGCCGGCTTGTGTCTGCTCTGTGGGCTGGCCGCCCTATTTTTCGCGCTCAGTCGGCTGGCTGCACGGTGA
- a CDS encoding UBP-type zinc finger domain-containing protein, whose translation MGSDLIPGINPAAEPSGTGCAECLEGGGWWVHLRRCAECGHIGCCNSSPAQHASSHAGKSGHQVITSFEPGENWFYDFSTDEFLRGPKLADPQSRPETQPVPAPADKVPANWQELIHS comes from the coding sequence ATGGGGTCCGATCTCATTCCTGGTATTAATCCCGCCGCGGAGCCAAGCGGCACGGGCTGTGCCGAGTGCTTGGAAGGCGGAGGCTGGTGGGTGCATTTACGACGTTGCGCTGAGTGCGGACACATTGGTTGCTGCAACTCCTCCCCTGCTCAGCACGCCAGCAGTCATGCGGGGAAGTCAGGCCACCAGGTGATCACCAGCTTCGAACCGGGCGAGAACTGGTTCTATGACTTTTCTACCGATGAGTTTCTGCGTGGCCCGAAGTTAGCCGATCCGCAGTCCCGGCCGGAGACACAGCCCGTTCCAGCTCCTGCGGATAAGGTTCCGGCGAACTGGCAGGAACTGATCCACAGCTAG
- a CDS encoding CGNR zinc finger domain-containing protein, translated as MRVNPYGEDPLRLAVRLVNEPVHSAAELQVVCQQAGVVLERPVSKTDLAQTYRMLDDWLAVLDAEEAEQRAQVLNQLLASSATYPSLTDHQGDGWHLHYREENLALWQILRTMLYVGTALHLAGRGMNRLGRCQATNCERIYVDFSRPGSQRYCSPACANRSAVQRHRDRSRGIPAGNRKVSIG; from the coding sequence ATGCGGGTAAACCCTTACGGTGAAGATCCTTTGCGGCTAGCTGTCCGCTTGGTCAATGAACCAGTACACAGCGCAGCTGAATTGCAAGTTGTCTGTCAGCAGGCTGGAGTAGTACTTGAACGTCCGGTCAGCAAGACAGATCTGGCGCAGACCTACCGAATGCTCGACGACTGGCTCGCCGTACTGGATGCCGAGGAGGCAGAGCAGCGCGCTCAGGTGCTCAATCAGCTGCTAGCCAGCTCGGCCACCTATCCGAGTCTGACCGATCATCAGGGCGATGGTTGGCACCTGCATTATCGCGAGGAGAATCTGGCGCTCTGGCAGATCTTGCGCACCATGCTCTACGTTGGCACCGCACTGCATCTGGCCGGGCGAGGGATGAACCGATTGGGCCGTTGCCAGGCCACTAACTGCGAGCGGATTTACGTCGACTTTTCTCGTCCCGGCAGCCAGCGTTACTGTTCACCAGCCTGCGCTAACCGGAGCGCGGTGCAGCGACACCGAGACCGCAGCCGGGGAATCCCCGCCGGCAATCGCAAAGTATCGATAGGCTAA
- the pstB gene encoding phosphate ABC transporter ATP-binding protein PstB — MTIENLHTEALPQLSLDQPQVAERPRRRDPLPREQAAELQANQISAWFGEHKVLDRVSLTMHAGQVTALIGPSGCGKSTFLRILNRMHEMIPSASLAGEVVLDGADIYHPGQRITAARRNIGMVFQKANPFPAMSIYDNAIAGLKLCGIKASRAQKDFLVEDSLRKASLWDEVKDRLQQPGGGLSGGQQQRLCIARSLAVSPRVLLMDEPCSALDPTSTRRVEETIESLRGQVTIVIVTHNMQQAARVSDTCAFFLASQNTPGAIVEHGDTHAMFNNPQDQRTSDYVNGRFG; from the coding sequence ATGACCATTGAAAACTTGCACACCGAAGCACTCCCCCAGCTGAGTCTGGACCAGCCGCAGGTTGCCGAACGTCCACGGCGGCGCGATCCTTTGCCCCGCGAGCAAGCGGCCGAGTTACAGGCGAATCAGATCAGTGCCTGGTTCGGCGAGCACAAAGTGCTTGATCGAGTCTCGCTGACCATGCACGCCGGCCAGGTGACCGCCCTGATTGGCCCTTCTGGTTGTGGAAAATCAACCTTCCTACGGATCCTAAACCGGATGCACGAAATGATCCCCTCGGCTTCGCTGGCCGGTGAGGTGGTGCTGGACGGGGCCGATATTTACCATCCTGGTCAGCGCATCACCGCGGCACGACGCAATATCGGCATGGTCTTCCAAAAAGCAAACCCGTTCCCGGCGATGTCGATCTACGACAATGCCATTGCCGGTTTGAAGCTCTGTGGCATCAAAGCTAGCCGGGCGCAAAAGGACTTCCTGGTGGAAGATTCTTTAAGGAAGGCTTCACTCTGGGATGAAGTCAAAGATCGTCTGCAACAGCCCGGCGGTGGGCTCTCCGGCGGCCAGCAGCAACGCCTGTGCATTGCCCGCTCGCTCGCGGTCAGCCCTCGCGTGTTGCTGATGGACGAACCATGCTCAGCGTTGGACCCCACCTCAACCCGCCGAGTTGAAGAAACCATCGAATCGTTACGCGGCCAGGTGACCATTGTGATTGTCACCCACAATATGCAGCAAGCGGCGCGCGTTTCCGATACCTGCGCGTTCTTCCTCGCTTCGCAGAACACCCCGGGGGCCATTGTTGAGCACGGCGATACCCACGCCATGTTCAACAATCCGCAGGATCAACGCACCAGCGACTACGTGAACGGCCGCTTTGGCTAA
- a CDS encoding lipopolysaccharide assembly protein LapA domain-containing protein produces MSAPQGVNQSQENAFVRFLKDKWLAIVLVILVIIFIAQNTATVSISLLWWTLSSPLWVSLAAVLLVGAIIGYIISRRRQNRR; encoded by the coding sequence ATGTCAGCACCCCAGGGAGTGAATCAAAGCCAGGAAAATGCCTTTGTCAGATTTCTCAAGGACAAATGGCTAGCCATCGTCCTGGTGATCCTGGTGATTATTTTTATCGCCCAAAACACCGCGACCGTCTCAATTAGCTTGCTCTGGTGGACGCTTTCGTCCCCGCTGTGGGTCAGCCTGGCTGCGGTGCTACTGGTCGGCGCGATTATTGGCTACATTATTAGCCGTCGCCGCCAGAACCGTCGCTAA
- a CDS encoding S1 family peptidase, with protein MKFNARKFAALALAGSVAFGGLAVGTASAANAVAPSPEIIGGQQTNNPWAFQLINVLDWNTGKASGCTSEALNDHWVLTAKHCVVAEDGSKSKPENVFVVRTNDTSDISDASKRFFADQVLWYGSGDVALVHFADAANLSSYPQIAGAYTPTNGNAALIQGYGYRSEVPVEQADWLYKANVTVTGSSTDAYGGAAVHVKGVDGIANHGDSGGPLTIAGKIVGVASTIDRSNTTGDIHETANYANVTGSSVRTWISNNTGS; from the coding sequence ATGAAATTCAATGCGCGTAAATTTGCCGCCCTGGCGCTGGCGGGCAGCGTCGCTTTCGGTGGCTTGGCGGTTGGCACTGCCAGCGCTGCTAATGCTGTTGCTCCAAGCCCGGAAATCATCGGAGGTCAGCAGACCAATAATCCCTGGGCGTTCCAGCTCATTAATGTGCTTGATTGGAACACCGGCAAGGCCAGTGGGTGCACCAGCGAGGCCCTCAACGATCATTGGGTGCTCACTGCTAAGCACTGCGTGGTAGCTGAGGATGGCAGCAAGTCGAAGCCGGAAAACGTCTTCGTGGTGCGCACCAATGACACCTCCGATATCAGCGATGCGAGCAAGCGGTTCTTCGCCGACCAGGTGCTCTGGTACGGCAGCGGCGATGTGGCGCTGGTGCATTTCGCTGATGCGGCGAACCTCTCCAGCTACCCGCAGATCGCCGGCGCTTACACACCGACTAACGGCAACGCGGCGCTGATCCAGGGCTACGGGTATCGCAGCGAAGTTCCGGTTGAGCAAGCCGATTGGCTCTACAAGGCCAATGTCACCGTGACCGGGAGCAGCACCGATGCTTACGGTGGCGCTGCCGTGCACGTGAAGGGCGTGGATGGCATTGCCAACCACGGCGATTCCGGCGGCCCGCTCACCATCGCTGGCAAGATCGTCGGTGTTGCCTCAACGATTGATCGTTCGAACACCACTGGTGACATCCACGAGACCGCCAACTACGCCAATGTCACCGGCAGCTCGGTGCGCACTTGGATCAGCAATAACACCGGTTCCTAA
- a CDS encoding YidH family protein: protein MSSERRFPRALYQHGEEPDPRFSLANERTFLAWIRTGVALIAAGIAIEVFASSIHSGLRLSAAIVLILAGIAAPVQAWFGWLRTERALRNSQPLPMPRLSIAVAAVVVIAGLLILLGFLV, encoded by the coding sequence ATGAGTTCCGAGCGTCGTTTCCCTAGAGCGCTCTACCAGCACGGTGAGGAGCCCGATCCGCGCTTTTCCCTCGCCAATGAAAGAACTTTTCTGGCTTGGATCAGAACCGGGGTCGCGCTGATCGCGGCCGGCATCGCGATTGAAGTGTTCGCCAGTTCGATTCACTCCGGGCTCAGGCTCAGTGCCGCTATTGTCTTGATCCTGGCCGGTATTGCCGCCCCGGTGCAGGCCTGGTTTGGCTGGCTTCGCACCGAGCGGGCGCTGCGCAATTCTCAACCGCTACCAATGCCCAGGCTCTCGATCGCAGTCGCCGCCGTAGTAGTCATCGCTGGGCTGTTGATTCTCTTGGGCTTCCTGGTGTGA
- a CDS encoding PASTA domain-containing protein yields MTSSAITEPGVDELLGGRYRVDERIDSEEPFGSAEAIVFSGWDNLLRRRVRLDVLAEDSADRDDFRRAIRRHAELVFDHIVTIYDAGLHTTAEGRLHWVASEYLEPLTLEECQLTAAQVLALTRNLAATMNQLQRAGISHGNLNTKTVRLVEPLDLRITDFRLQDASVADDLLGFRHVLLSWLRQCSLEFPQLRELSRNLAQQQPSFADISQWLERVSLPTARPRTTTKTTSSRFHGKKPNTPLSGLGRQQRNSAIAIPGVLILILLGVVSAFWAVSASNNSAQNGAIRIPTVAGQSAAEAKTKLASSGLKWGGQKIQTSETVPAGKAIGTDPSAGEKVADSTIVVVLVSSGKQRNRVPATVGEQLSLAKELLVAQGMNVQVLQKDSEQSEDTVLSMSPGAGQKINIGSTVVLQVASGYLRVPNHLIGTSSADALTALHDLGLTVQLIKVPSAGAKIDTVKSITPFDRVPVGGTVTIYVTAPVP; encoded by the coding sequence ATGACGTCCTCGGCAATCACCGAACCGGGCGTTGATGAGTTGCTCGGCGGCCGCTACCGGGTTGATGAACGGATAGACTCCGAGGAGCCTTTCGGCTCCGCTGAAGCGATTGTCTTTAGCGGCTGGGATAATCTGCTGCGGCGACGCGTCCGCCTTGACGTGTTGGCGGAAGATTCCGCTGATCGAGATGACTTTCGTCGAGCGATTAGGCGGCATGCTGAACTTGTCTTCGATCACATCGTGACCATTTATGATGCGGGTCTGCACACTACCGCTGAGGGCCGCCTACACTGGGTGGCCAGCGAATACTTGGAGCCATTGACCCTCGAAGAGTGTCAATTGACGGCTGCACAGGTACTAGCCTTGACCAGGAATCTGGCCGCAACCATGAATCAATTGCAACGCGCGGGGATTTCACATGGAAACCTCAACACCAAAACAGTGCGGCTGGTTGAACCACTAGATCTGCGTATCACCGATTTCCGTCTCCAGGATGCCAGCGTCGCCGATGACCTCTTAGGTTTTCGGCACGTACTGCTGAGTTGGTTACGGCAATGCAGCCTAGAGTTCCCTCAGTTGCGGGAGCTCTCCCGCAACTTGGCCCAACAGCAGCCGAGTTTTGCTGACATTTCGCAATGGCTGGAGCGGGTTTCATTACCAACCGCGCGTCCTAGAACGACAACTAAGACAACGTCATCTCGGTTCCACGGCAAAAAACCGAATACGCCATTGAGCGGTTTGGGTAGGCAACAACGCAATAGCGCCATTGCGATCCCTGGTGTGCTCATCCTGATCTTACTCGGCGTGGTTAGCGCCTTCTGGGCGGTTTCCGCCTCGAACAACTCAGCACAAAATGGTGCTATCCGGATCCCCACGGTGGCTGGCCAATCCGCCGCCGAAGCCAAAACAAAACTCGCCTCCAGTGGCCTCAAATGGGGTGGCCAGAAGATACAGACCTCTGAGACAGTGCCTGCCGGGAAAGCGATCGGAACCGATCCGTCCGCCGGCGAGAAAGTCGCCGACTCAACGATCGTGGTTGTCTTGGTCTCTTCCGGTAAGCAACGCAATCGGGTGCCCGCGACGGTGGGCGAACAGCTTAGCCTTGCCAAGGAGCTGCTGGTGGCGCAGGGAATGAATGTTCAGGTCCTGCAAAAGGATAGCGAGCAGTCCGAGGATACTGTGCTGTCGATGAGCCCGGGGGCGGGGCAGAAAATTAATATTGGCAGCACCGTGGTTCTGCAGGTAGCTTCTGGTTATCTGCGGGTGCCAAATCATCTCATCGGGACTTCGTCTGCCGACGCCTTGACGGCACTGCACGATCTCGGACTCACCGTTCAGTTGATCAAGGTGCCGTCCGCGGGCGCTAAAATCGACACAGTTAAGTCGATCACGCCCTTTGATCGAGTGCCGGTCGGTGGCACGGTGACAATATATGTCACCGCGCCGGTGCCTTAG
- a CDS encoding class F sortase — MAKRWLRIGLLGALLACLAGIALVLSQIFAPGSLPAVGALLPMLPAASAPATSAKPLADQVSVLDSAVANNTQEQQFAQQPPRPDQPLRVLSTELGLNVPILPSRLPADRRFNPPSNVLAYWLDEYGSAGPAAKNTLYLAAHSWNDGYAAFNPLMNIAAGTARVRIGQQLTILTSTGNYRYRVTQVADYRKSSITSEKELWKAIPGRLVLVTCFQLNDAGANRNLVIYAQLEKGT, encoded by the coding sequence TTGGCTAAGCGTTGGCTTCGAATCGGACTACTCGGCGCGCTGCTGGCCTGCTTAGCAGGCATCGCCCTAGTGCTGAGCCAGATTTTTGCGCCCGGAAGCCTACCCGCAGTCGGCGCGCTGCTGCCTATGCTGCCCGCAGCTAGCGCTCCCGCGACATCGGCTAAACCGCTAGCAGATCAAGTCAGTGTGCTGGATAGCGCGGTAGCAAATAACACCCAAGAACAGCAATTCGCCCAGCAGCCGCCACGACCGGATCAGCCTTTACGGGTGCTTTCCACTGAATTGGGCTTGAACGTTCCGATCCTGCCCAGCAGGCTCCCTGCGGACCGGCGTTTCAACCCTCCATCCAATGTGCTGGCTTACTGGCTGGACGAATACGGTTCGGCCGGGCCCGCCGCGAAGAACACGCTTTACCTCGCGGCGCACTCCTGGAACGACGGATACGCGGCCTTTAACCCACTTATGAACATCGCGGCCGGGACGGCCCGAGTGAGAATCGGTCAGCAGCTGACCATCCTGACTAGCACTGGCAACTATCGGTACCGAGTCACCCAGGTCGCCGACTACCGTAAAAGCAGCATCACCTCGGAAAAGGAGCTCTGGAAGGCGATACCAGGACGCCTGGTACTGGTGACCTGTTTCCAGCTCAATGATGCTGGGGCGAACCGTAACCTGGTGATTTATGCGCAATTGGAGAAGGGAACATGA
- a CDS encoding alpha/beta hydrolase family protein — MMKLLFEDQAYSYETLRAAGYASGGGADLGEIIASCTTIAPGDQESWWQAWHSLAARLDGQGQQLLDAGDQVSAESCWLRASNYYRTAEFFLHGNPDDPQIYQTSQRAVQAFAKVAAGDPAVPGSMRERLEITEISIPYQTSTLPGWWLSPQTGAEVTSSRPTLIITGGFDSTAEELYFVAGRDAVLRGWNCLIFDGPGQGRALREQGLFYRPDWEAVISPVIDFCLGRPGVDENQIALLGMSQGGYFSARAAAFEPRIAALVSWDGVYDVASALRGMLPGHVIEAALAGRLDEADEALAELAQHSGTLHWALANGTWSYGLSRPAEFVVEMFKYTLADGIAERISCPTLIFDAEDEHFFPGQPAELEKHLKAPVERHLMLASEGAGEHCNAGSLSNFHAVLFPWLNQVLPQQAALEPR, encoded by the coding sequence ATGATGAAGCTCCTCTTTGAAGATCAGGCGTACTCCTACGAAACCCTGCGCGCCGCTGGATACGCCTCGGGTGGCGGCGCAGACCTTGGTGAGATCATTGCCAGCTGCACCACCATCGCCCCTGGCGATCAGGAAAGCTGGTGGCAGGCTTGGCACAGTCTTGCCGCTCGGCTCGATGGGCAGGGCCAGCAACTGCTCGACGCGGGGGATCAGGTGAGCGCCGAGTCGTGCTGGTTGCGGGCCAGCAATTATTACCGCACGGCCGAGTTCTTTCTGCATGGCAATCCGGACGACCCGCAGATCTACCAGACCTCACAGCGGGCGGTGCAAGCCTTCGCGAAAGTCGCGGCGGGCGATCCCGCGGTGCCGGGCTCGATGCGCGAGCGGCTGGAGATCACCGAGATCAGCATTCCCTACCAGACCAGCACCCTGCCGGGTTGGTGGCTGAGCCCGCAAACAGGTGCAGAGGTCACAAGCTCCCGGCCCACCCTGATTATCACCGGCGGCTTTGATTCCACCGCGGAGGAACTGTATTTCGTTGCCGGCCGGGACGCCGTGTTGCGGGGCTGGAATTGTCTGATCTTTGACGGCCCGGGCCAGGGCAGGGCGCTACGTGAACAAGGCCTGTTCTACCGGCCGGACTGGGAAGCGGTGATCAGTCCGGTGATCGACTTTTGCCTCGGTCGACCCGGGGTGGACGAAAATCAGATCGCGCTGCTTGGAATGAGCCAGGGCGGCTATTTCTCGGCTCGCGCAGCGGCCTTCGAGCCCCGGATCGCCGCACTGGTCAGCTGGGATGGGGTGTATGACGTGGCTAGTGCACTGCGTGGCATGCTGCCCGGGCACGTCATCGAAGCAGCGTTGGCTGGACGCCTGGATGAGGCGGATGAGGCGCTCGCCGAGCTGGCCCAGCACAGCGGAACCCTGCACTGGGCGCTGGCCAATGGCACCTGGAGCTATGGTTTGAGCCGCCCCGCCGAGTTTGTCGTCGAAATGTTCAAGTACACGCTAGCGGACGGCATTGCCGAGCGGATCAGCTGCCCAACCCTGATCTTCGACGCCGAGGATGAGCACTTCTTCCCGGGGCAGCCAGCAGAACTGGAGAAACATCTGAAGGCTCCAGTGGAGCGGCATCTAATGCTGGCCAGCGAAGGGGCGGGGGAGCACTGCAACGCCGGGTCGCTGAGTAATTTCCACGCGGTGCTCTTTCCCTGGCTGAATCAGGTGCTGCCGCAGCAGGCGGCCCTCGAGCCGCGCTGA
- a CDS encoding sortase, translating to MTAVLEREQPAETERKRVRQEAEPKRRVPASAGASMFSKMLSMVCAIIIVLLLNLVLLSPVQHSMSQKALYDQLRVALYDGSAPVGQTLNDDPEKLVPLGTPMALLSIPDLGINEVVVEGTTSAQTMLGVGHLRNTPLPGQAGISVLMGRSGAYGGIFGQLNQLKPGMRIKVTTGQGEATFQVRAIRKAGDPTLPAPDAKEGRLTLTTAAGQPFLPSDALRVDAVLISDPFPTGPVVLSASSTPDAEKALGQDFSQLFGLVILLQLLLGACMAGAWCRSRWGKWQSWIVFVPVIGSLTVLVGNQINLLLPNLL from the coding sequence GTGACGGCGGTTTTGGAACGCGAGCAGCCCGCCGAGACCGAGCGAAAAAGGGTTCGGCAAGAAGCCGAACCGAAGCGACGAGTGCCCGCTTCGGCCGGTGCCTCAATGTTTTCCAAAATGCTCTCAATGGTCTGCGCCATCATCATCGTTCTCCTGCTGAATCTGGTTTTGCTCTCCCCCGTGCAACACAGTATGAGTCAGAAAGCTCTCTACGATCAGCTCCGGGTGGCGCTTTACGACGGGTCTGCCCCGGTCGGCCAGACGCTCAACGACGACCCGGAAAAATTAGTCCCGCTGGGCACCCCGATGGCGCTACTGAGCATCCCGGACCTCGGCATCAACGAGGTGGTAGTCGAGGGCACTACGTCGGCGCAGACCATGCTAGGCGTGGGGCATCTGCGCAATACCCCATTGCCAGGCCAGGCCGGAATCTCGGTGCTGATGGGGCGCTCCGGAGCCTACGGCGGTATTTTCGGCCAGCTCAACCAGCTGAAACCTGGAATGCGGATCAAAGTGACCACAGGTCAGGGCGAAGCGACTTTTCAAGTTCGAGCCATCCGCAAAGCCGGAGATCCCACTCTGCCCGCCCCCGATGCAAAAGAAGGTCGGCTCACCCTGACCACCGCGGCAGGCCAGCCGTTCCTGCCCAGCGACGCGCTCAGGGTCGACGCCGTGCTGATCTCCGATCCTTTTCCCACCGGACCGGTGGTGCTCAGTGCCAGCTCAACACCGGACGCAGAAAAGGCTCTCGGCCAAGACTTCTCCCAGCTCTTCGGACTGGTGATTTTGTTGCAGCTACTGCTCGGTGCTTGCATGGCCGGAGCCTGGTGCCGCAGCCGATGGGGTAAATGGCAGAGCTGGATCGTCTTTGTTCCGGTGATCGGCAGCCTCACTGTACTGGTGGGAAATCAGATCAACCTCCTTCTACCGAATTTATTGTGA
- a CDS encoding LysR family transcriptional regulator, which translates to MEFRQLRTFEAIIREGSISGAALALDRAPSSVSEQLRGLEQSLGVALFERQSRGMKLTGAGERLATWSGRLLAQLDEARREVLGAPIHVTLAALETVMAVHAPRVLKSLSARRPGVQVRTVPMNNRIDLLRSISEGEVDAGLLFDLDGELGGLGFEVPSEGFSYLDLEPVQLSLLAAPNHQLAQREGLRPADLLPYSMIGNNPLCSFWLAAERMLPEQTRRLAAGSVAIAKAWTAQGDGFTLLPDFAVGPELAARELIRLPLQVLPLELRLVWSAEREGQPGVRDLLYAIADPVRA; encoded by the coding sequence GTGGAGTTCAGGCAGCTGAGAACGTTTGAAGCCATCATCCGCGAGGGCAGCATTAGCGGTGCCGCGCTCGCGCTGGACCGTGCGCCGTCCTCGGTGTCTGAGCAATTGCGCGGGCTGGAACAATCGCTTGGCGTGGCGCTCTTTGAGCGGCAATCACGCGGGATGAAACTGACCGGGGCGGGCGAAAGGCTGGCGACCTGGTCCGGTCGGCTGCTGGCACAGCTCGACGAGGCCCGCCGCGAGGTGCTCGGCGCCCCCATTCACGTCACGCTGGCCGCACTAGAAACCGTGATGGCGGTGCATGCCCCGCGGGTGCTCAAATCGCTCAGTGCCCGACGCCCCGGCGTGCAGGTGCGCACCGTGCCGATGAATAACCGGATCGACCTGCTGCGCAGCATCAGTGAAGGCGAGGTCGACGCCGGACTGCTCTTCGATCTCGACGGCGAATTGGGCGGCCTCGGCTTCGAGGTGCCGAGCGAGGGTTTCAGCTACCTCGATCTGGAGCCCGTGCAGCTTTCGTTGCTGGCCGCGCCCAATCACCAGCTGGCGCAGCGCGAAGGTCTCCGCCCTGCGGATCTATTGCCGTATTCGATGATCGGCAATAATCCGCTGTGCTCCTTCTGGCTTGCCGCCGAGCGAATGCTGCCCGAGCAGACCCGACGGCTCGCAGCCGGTAGCGTGGCGATTGCCAAGGCCTGGACCGCCCAAGGGGATGGCTTCACGCTATTACCGGATTTTGCCGTCGGGCCCGAACTGGCGGCCCGGGAGCTCATCCGGCTGCCCCTGCAAGTGCTGCCGCTTGAGTTGCGTCTGGTCTGGTCCGCCGAGCGGGAGGGGCAGCCCGGGGTACGCGATCTGCTCTACGCGATAGCCGACCCGGTGCGAGCTTAG